The following coding sequences lie in one Angustibacter luteus genomic window:
- a CDS encoding dihydrofolate reductase family protein, with protein sequence MTQMVRVHNFMVSSDGFAAGEGQSLERPFGHADPAALSSWAGATASWPNRTDAGGSRGLDDYLVRDFHRNIGAEIMGRNKFGPQRGPWVDDGWQGWWGDEPPFHTPVFVMTHHVRPSLTLSDTTFHFVSGDPASVLRLALDAADGKDVRLGGGANTVRQFLDAGLIDTLHVAVAPLELGAGSRLWVSPDELLDRYHCDVVPSSSGVVHHLFWRD encoded by the coding sequence GTGACGCAGATGGTGCGGGTACACAACTTCATGGTGTCCAGCGACGGGTTCGCCGCCGGTGAGGGCCAGAGCCTCGAACGTCCGTTCGGCCATGCCGACCCGGCTGCCCTCTCCAGCTGGGCCGGGGCCACCGCGAGCTGGCCCAACCGGACCGACGCCGGCGGCAGCCGCGGGCTGGACGACTACCTGGTCCGGGACTTCCACCGCAACATCGGCGCCGAGATCATGGGACGCAACAAGTTCGGCCCCCAGCGCGGCCCGTGGGTGGACGACGGGTGGCAGGGCTGGTGGGGCGACGAACCGCCGTTCCACACCCCGGTGTTCGTCATGACCCACCACGTGCGGCCGTCCCTGACGTTGTCCGACACGACCTTCCACTTCGTGAGCGGCGACCCCGCGTCCGTGCTGCGGCTCGCCCTCGACGCCGCCGACGGGAAGGACGTCCGGCTCGGCGGCGGCGCCAACACGGTGCGACAGTTCTTGGACGCAGGGCTCATCGACACCCTCCACGTGGCGGTCGCCCCGCTGGAGCTCGGCGCCGGCTCCCGGCTGTGGGTGTCTCCCGACGAGCTCCTCGACCGCTACCACTGCGACGTCGTACCCAGCTCCAGCGGCGTCGTCCACCACCTGTTCTGGCGTGACTGA
- a CDS encoding isoprenylcysteine carboxylmethyltransferase family protein: MGHESGEAVAFRLWPPVAIGAPLLAGGLATLAWGDPVDLGGWRVPLGWALVLLFAGWNGWALWLFRRHETGLLPGQATHAMIEEGPYRLSRNPLYVGLLALYLGLALLAPTLWGIVLFPVAVLLVRWGAIRPEERFLHQRFGTPYDEYARRVRRWL; this comes from the coding sequence ATGGGACACGAGTCCGGAGAGGCCGTCGCGTTCCGGCTCTGGCCGCCGGTCGCGATCGGGGCACCCCTGCTCGCCGGCGGACTGGCCACCCTGGCCTGGGGTGATCCGGTTGACCTCGGTGGGTGGCGGGTCCCGCTCGGCTGGGCGCTCGTGCTGCTGTTCGCCGGGTGGAACGGCTGGGCGCTCTGGTTGTTCCGTCGACACGAGACGGGGCTGCTACCAGGGCAGGCGACGCACGCCATGATCGAGGAGGGGCCGTACCGCCTCTCGCGCAACCCGTTGTACGTCGGTCTGCTCGCGCTCTACCTGGGTCTGGCCCTGCTGGCACCCACCCTGTGGGGCATCGTGCTGTTCCCGGTGGCCGTCCTCCTGGTCCGCTGGGGTGCGATCCGCCCCGAGGAGCGGTTCCTGCACCAGCGGTTCGGGACACCGTACGACGAGTACGCCCGGCGGGTGCGGCGCTGGCTGTGA
- a CDS encoding HAMP domain-containing sensor histidine kinase produces the protein MARAPGLSVRLKLTLSYAAFLMIAGTLLLATVWVFLLRYVPSRAAFGPGPFSPSRSDLQEAFAPRAAQALAFLLVFGLLGGWLLAGRMLAPLTRITDATRIAATGSLSHRIRLEGRNDEFHELADAFDAMLARLEVQVAEQQRFAANASHELRTPLTITQTLLEVASKDPDRDTAELLDRLHAVNTRAIDLTQALLLLSRADQRAFTPEHADLSLLAEEATETLLPFAEKHDVTIETSGDVAPTAGSPALLLQMVSNLVHNAIVHNLAERGAVWVGTSVHPRTVVLVVENTGERLPPGLASTLTEPFQRGTERIHTDHAGVGLGLAIVKTIVHAHDGALTLTPRSAGGMRVTVELPRQPGVPTPHTRA, from the coding sequence ATGGCTAGGGCGCCCGGACTGAGCGTCCGCCTCAAGCTGACGCTCAGCTATGCCGCGTTCCTGATGATCGCGGGCACCTTGCTGCTCGCCACCGTGTGGGTGTTCCTCCTGCGGTACGTGCCCAGTCGGGCGGCCTTCGGGCCGGGTCCCTTCAGCCCCAGCCGGTCCGACCTCCAGGAGGCCTTCGCGCCGAGGGCGGCCCAGGCGCTGGCGTTCCTGCTCGTGTTCGGTCTCCTCGGGGGATGGCTGCTCGCCGGGCGGATGCTGGCGCCCTTGACCCGCATCACCGATGCCACCCGCATCGCCGCCACCGGATCGCTGTCGCACCGGATCCGGCTCGAAGGCCGCAACGACGAGTTCCACGAGCTCGCCGACGCCTTCGACGCGATGCTCGCGCGGCTCGAGGTGCAGGTCGCCGAGCAGCAGCGCTTCGCCGCGAACGCGTCCCACGAGCTCCGCACCCCGTTGACGATCACGCAGACCCTCCTCGAGGTGGCGAGCAAGGACCCCGACCGCGACACCGCGGAGCTGCTTGACCGCCTGCACGCCGTCAACACCCGAGCGATCGACCTCACCCAGGCCCTGCTCCTGCTCAGCCGAGCCGACCAGCGAGCCTTCACCCCAGAGCACGCCGACCTCTCCCTGCTGGCTGAAGAGGCCACCGAGACGCTGCTGCCCTTCGCCGAGAAGCACGACGTCACCATCGAGACGTCCGGTGACGTGGCCCCCACCGCGGGCTCACCGGCGCTGCTGCTGCAGATGGTCTCGAACCTCGTGCACAACGCGATCGTGCACAACCTGGCTGAGCGCGGTGCCGTGTGGGTGGGCACGAGCGTCCACCCGCGCACGGTGGTGCTCGTCGTGGAGAACACCGGCGAGAGGCTCCCGCCCGGCCTGGCTTCGACCCTCACCGAACCCTTTCAGCGGGGCACCGAACGCATCCACACCGATCACGCCGGCGTCGGTCTCGGTCTGGCGATCGTCAAGACCATCGTGCACGCCCACGACGGAGCACTCACCCTGACCCCGCGCTCCGCCGGGGGCATGCGTGTCACCGTCGAGCTGCCGAGACAGCCGGGCGTGCCGACGCCCCACACTCGGGCGTGA
- a CDS encoding response regulator transcription factor → MRVLILEDEPLLAGAVRDGLRLEAIAADIAGDGATALELLGVNAYDIAVLDRDVPGPSGDEVAKRIIASGSGMPILMLTAADRLDDKASGFELGADDYLTKPFALQELVLRLRALDRRRAHNRPPVREIAGLRVDPFRREVFRDGRYVALTRKQFAVLEVLVAAEGGVVSAEALLERAWDENADPFTNAVRITVSALRKRLGEPAIISTVPGVGYRIDPQPGAEAAGTGDG, encoded by the coding sequence ATGCGTGTACTGATCCTCGAGGACGAGCCGCTGCTGGCGGGGGCTGTCCGCGATGGGTTGCGGCTGGAGGCGATCGCCGCAGACATCGCCGGTGACGGAGCCACCGCGCTCGAGCTGTTGGGGGTCAACGCGTACGACATCGCCGTCCTGGACCGGGATGTCCCCGGGCCCTCCGGCGACGAGGTCGCCAAGCGCATCATCGCGTCCGGCAGCGGCATGCCGATTCTCATGCTCACCGCGGCCGACCGACTGGACGACAAGGCCTCGGGGTTCGAGCTCGGCGCCGACGACTACCTCACCAAACCGTTCGCGCTCCAGGAGCTCGTGCTCCGGCTCAGGGCGCTGGACCGCAGGCGCGCGCACAACCGGCCGCCGGTGCGGGAGATCGCCGGTCTGCGGGTGGACCCGTTCCGCCGCGAGGTCTTCCGCGACGGCCGCTACGTCGCCCTCACCCGCAAGCAGTTCGCCGTACTCGAGGTCCTCGTCGCCGCGGAGGGCGGTGTGGTCAGTGCCGAGGCCCTTCTGGAACGCGCCTGGGACGAGAACGCCGACCCCTTTACGAACGCTGTGCGCATCACCGTCTCGGCACTGCGCAAGCGGCTCGGCGAGCCCGCGATCATCAGCACCGTGCCCGGCGTCGGCTACCGCATCGACCCGCAACCAGGCGCCGAGGCCGCGGGGACCGGGGATGGCTAG
- a CDS encoding M15 family metallopeptidase: MTRTPLSARTSTRRLRWLLVASLVAVTAGITATLGHLTQGSTASAATTGPAPAVHSAPAASLTRSAAAAAPSRPPGSDRRSAVGVADGVVRHGVTVFDDAVPAVANLDPDLLKALRRAAREAADDGVELSVNSGWRSAAYQEQLLDEAVSKYGSRKEAARWVATANTSAHVSGEAVDIGPSSAATWLARHGAGYGLCPIYRNEPWHYELRPAAINGGCPRRYADPTQDPRMQQ, from the coding sequence ATGACTCGAACCCCACTATCAGCGCGGACGTCGACTCGCCGTTTGCGCTGGCTGCTGGTCGCGTCCCTGGTCGCCGTCACCGCAGGGATCACGGCGACCCTCGGCCACCTGACCCAAGGCTCCACGGCCTCCGCCGCCACGACCGGCCCGGCACCCGCCGTCCACTCGGCCCCCGCCGCGTCCTTGACGCGCTCGGCGGCAGCGGCCGCGCCCTCACGTCCTCCTGGCAGCGACCGCCGAAGTGCGGTCGGGGTGGCCGACGGCGTCGTCCGCCACGGCGTGACCGTGTTCGATGACGCGGTCCCCGCTGTGGCCAACCTCGACCCGGACCTGCTCAAGGCCCTGCGCCGGGCCGCCAGGGAAGCCGCGGACGACGGCGTCGAGCTCTCCGTCAACAGCGGCTGGCGTTCCGCGGCGTACCAGGAGCAGCTGCTCGACGAGGCGGTCTCGAAGTACGGCTCTCGCAAGGAGGCCGCCCGCTGGGTGGCCACCGCCAACACGTCCGCGCACGTCTCCGGGGAAGCGGTCGACATCGGGCCCAGCAGTGCCGCGACGTGGCTGGCCAGACACGGCGCCGGGTACGGGCTGTGCCCGATCTACCGCAACGAGCCCTGGCACTACGAGCTGCGCCCCGCCGCGATCAACGGTGGCTGCCCGCGTCGGTACGCCGACCCCACCCAGGACCCGAGGATGCAGCAGTGA
- a CDS encoding endonuclease/exonuclease/phosphatase family protein, with amino-acid sequence MAALSLLLALFMALHAQVPNRIGNVGSLLETFLPWFGLVIPLLLVAAAWRRSASAAIALLLPIAVWLNLFGGLMIDKSHPGSDLTVVSHNVGADNPDPVGTARDLAAAGADVLALEELTPQATGAYEQELAKTYRYHTVQGTVGLWSRLPLSDTRPVTIGMDSSRALRTTVTTRHGLLAVYVAHLGSVRVFPRNGFWTAQRDAGVRTLGAALAAERNERVVLLGDLNGTLDDRAFADLTSRLRSAQDAAGDGFGFSWPATSPVARIDHILVRGVEPDRSWVLPATGSDHRPVAAGISW; translated from the coding sequence CTGGCGGCCCTGTCGCTGCTGCTCGCGCTGTTCATGGCGCTGCACGCTCAGGTCCCCAACCGGATAGGGAACGTCGGGAGCCTGTTGGAGACGTTCCTCCCGTGGTTCGGGCTGGTCATCCCGCTCCTGCTGGTGGCCGCAGCCTGGCGCCGCTCCGCCTCCGCGGCGATCGCGCTGCTCCTGCCGATCGCGGTGTGGCTCAACCTCTTCGGCGGCCTGATGATCGACAAGTCACATCCAGGCAGCGATCTCACGGTGGTCAGCCACAACGTCGGAGCCGACAACCCCGACCCGGTCGGCACCGCGCGTGACCTGGCCGCCGCCGGCGCCGACGTCCTCGCGCTCGAGGAGCTGACCCCGCAGGCCACCGGCGCGTACGAGCAGGAGCTGGCGAAGACCTACCGGTACCACACGGTGCAGGGCACCGTCGGGCTGTGGAGCAGGCTGCCACTGTCGGACACCCGGCCGGTCACCATCGGGATGGATTCAAGCCGCGCGCTGCGCACCACGGTGACGACGCGTCACGGGCTGCTGGCGGTGTACGTGGCCCACCTGGGCTCCGTCAGGGTGTTCCCCCGCAACGGGTTCTGGACCGCCCAGCGGGACGCGGGCGTCCGCACGCTCGGCGCGGCCCTCGCCGCCGAGCGGAACGAGCGGGTGGTGCTCCTCGGCGACCTGAACGGCACCCTGGACGATCGCGCCTTCGCTGACCTCACCTCGCGCCTGCGCTCGGCCCAGGACGCGGCCGGCGACGGCTTCGGCTTCAGCTGGCCCGCGACGTCCCCCGTGGCCCGGATCGACCACATCCTGGTCCGCGGCGTCGAGCCGGACAGGTCGTGGGTGCTGCCCGCCACCGGAAGCGACCACCGGCCGGTCGCGGCCGGCATCAGCTGGTGA
- a CDS encoding aldo/keto reductase — MVNRTLANGLTVSPIGLGCMGISQSFGPSPERPAMVAFLRDAVEHGITLFDTAEVYGPYANEDIVGEALEPVRDQVAIATKFGFAFDADGQQSGVSSRPENIRAAVDGSLRRLRTDVIDLLYQHRVDPEVPIEDVAGTVKELISAGKVRHFGLSEAGPTTIRRAHAVQPVTALQSEYSLFWREPEESVLDTVEELGIGFVPFSPLGRGLLTGQVTRETTFGEGDIRATLPRFTPEALANNLDLVDKVTAIAARLNATPGQVALAWLLAQKPWIVPIPGTRRLERLDENLAAADLDLAPEDLAELTGASDTVTVQGDRYPAAMQAMVDRS, encoded by the coding sequence ATGGTCAATCGAACTCTTGCCAACGGACTCACCGTGTCGCCCATCGGTCTGGGGTGCATGGGCATCAGCCAGAGCTTCGGTCCCTCGCCGGAGCGCCCGGCCATGGTGGCCTTCCTGCGCGATGCGGTCGAACACGGCATCACGCTCTTCGACACAGCCGAGGTCTACGGGCCGTACGCGAACGAGGACATCGTCGGGGAGGCCCTCGAGCCGGTTCGCGACCAGGTCGCCATCGCGACGAAGTTCGGTTTCGCGTTCGACGCGGACGGCCAGCAGAGCGGGGTCAGCAGCCGGCCCGAGAACATCCGCGCCGCCGTCGACGGTTCGTTGCGACGTCTGCGCACCGACGTCATCGACCTGCTCTACCAGCACCGGGTCGATCCTGAGGTGCCCATCGAGGACGTCGCCGGCACGGTCAAGGAGCTCATCAGCGCCGGCAAGGTCCGCCACTTCGGCCTGTCCGAGGCTGGGCCCACCACGATCCGTCGCGCCCACGCCGTCCAGCCCGTCACGGCACTGCAGAGCGAGTACTCCCTGTTCTGGCGCGAGCCCGAGGAGTCGGTGCTGGACACGGTCGAGGAGCTCGGCATCGGGTTCGTCCCGTTCAGCCCCCTCGGCCGAGGCCTGCTCACGGGGCAGGTCACCCGTGAGACGACCTTCGGCGAGGGCGACATCCGCGCGACGTTGCCGCGGTTCACACCCGAGGCGCTCGCCAACAACCTCGACCTCGTGGACAAGGTCACCGCCATCGCTGCCCGGCTGAACGCCACCCCCGGGCAGGTCGCCCTGGCGTGGCTGCTGGCCCAGAAGCCGTGGATCGTGCCCATCCCCGGTACGCGACGTCTCGAGCGTCTCGACGAGAACCTCGCCGCCGCCGATCTCGACCTCGCCCCGGAGGACCTCGCCGAGCTGACGGGGGCCTCCGACACCGTCACCGTGCAAGGGGACCGCTACCCGGCAGCCATGCAGGCCATGGTCGACCGATCCTGA
- a CDS encoding MoaD/ThiS family protein, producing the protein MSGSDGLTMQVDVLLPGVLREHAGGADELRLTLPDDCDVTGAVAVMAQEWPALGRRLRDETGALRRHVNLFVDGDDVRALQGPRTVLRNGSVLHVLPSVAGG; encoded by the coding sequence GTGAGTGGCAGTGACGGGCTGACCATGCAGGTCGACGTGCTGCTGCCCGGGGTGCTGCGCGAGCACGCCGGGGGAGCGGACGAGCTGCGGCTGACGCTGCCGGACGACTGCGACGTCACCGGTGCCGTCGCCGTGATGGCCCAGGAGTGGCCGGCGCTCGGACGCCGCCTGCGGGACGAGACCGGTGCCCTGCGCCGGCACGTGAACCTGTTCGTCGACGGTGACGACGTCCGCGCGTTGCAGGGACCGCGCACGGTGCTGCGCAACGGCTCCGTGCTGCACGTGCTGCCGTCCGTGGCCGGAGGCTGA
- a CDS encoding exo-alpha-sialidase, translating into MSGMETSVVVAIGTRKGLWLARSDDRESWKVDGPLLLATEVPSVAIDTREGTTRLLVGARSEHWGPTVQQSEDFGQTWTEHEGGAIVFPEGGDASLERVWQIHPDTAARPGVVWAGCEPTSLWRSADGGRSFSLVTGLWDHPHRPQWWPGFGGAAVHTVVPHPTDDSNVVVAMSTGGVYSTTDGGDTWHPHNVGIKVSHMPDPYPEFGQCVHKVAPAGTDGLRMYAQNHHGVYRSDDGGGSWTSIAEGLPADFGFVALGHPRDADSAWVVPLVADGERVPPQGQLRVQRTRDGGRSWTPSEAGLPDDCWVTPLRDAACVDELDPVGVYVGTRAGSVYASADEGRTFTTVAENLPDVLCVRAAVVVEA; encoded by the coding sequence ATGAGTGGCATGGAGACCTCGGTGGTGGTGGCGATCGGAACGCGCAAGGGGCTGTGGCTCGCCCGCAGCGACGACCGCGAGAGCTGGAAGGTGGACGGCCCGCTGCTGCTGGCCACCGAGGTGCCCTCGGTGGCGATCGACACCCGGGAGGGGACGACGCGGCTGCTCGTCGGCGCCCGCTCGGAGCACTGGGGTCCGACCGTGCAGCAGAGCGAGGACTTCGGGCAGACCTGGACGGAGCACGAGGGCGGCGCGATCGTGTTCCCCGAGGGCGGCGACGCCTCCCTCGAACGGGTCTGGCAGATCCACCCGGACACCGCGGCCCGCCCGGGCGTGGTGTGGGCAGGCTGCGAGCCGACCTCGTTGTGGCGCAGCGCGGACGGCGGGCGCAGCTTCTCGCTGGTGACCGGGCTGTGGGACCACCCGCACCGGCCCCAGTGGTGGCCGGGATTCGGCGGCGCAGCCGTGCACACCGTCGTCCCGCACCCCACCGACGACAGCAACGTCGTCGTCGCGATGAGCACCGGCGGCGTCTACTCGACGACGGACGGCGGCGACACCTGGCACCCGCACAACGTCGGGATCAAGGTCTCGCACATGCCGGACCCGTACCCGGAGTTCGGCCAGTGCGTGCACAAGGTCGCCCCGGCCGGGACCGACGGGCTGCGCATGTACGCGCAGAACCACCACGGCGTGTACCGCTCGGACGACGGCGGTGGCAGCTGGACGTCCATCGCCGAGGGGCTGCCGGCCGACTTCGGCTTCGTCGCCCTAGGACATCCCAGGGACGCCGACTCGGCCTGGGTCGTGCCGCTCGTCGCGGACGGCGAACGCGTACCGCCGCAGGGGCAGCTGCGGGTGCAGCGCACCCGGGACGGCGGGCGCAGCTGGACCCCGAGCGAGGCCGGGCTACCCGACGACTGCTGGGTGACGCCGCTGCGCGACGCGGCCTGCGTGGACGAGCTGGACCCCGTGGGCGTCTACGTGGGCACCCGGGCCGGCAGCGTCTACGCCAGCGCCGACGAGGGTCGCACCTTCACCACGGTCGCCGAGAACCTGCCGGACGTGCTGTGCGTGCGGGCCGCTGTCGTGGTCGAGGCGTGA
- a CDS encoding 2-hydroxyacid dehydrogenase codes for MDEPWVVTLPEQMFVDGLGAPPDGVRVRLWDLTGPPERPDEISVVVPPYMDTGDWGDLFAGLPHLKLVQTLTAGYESVQPMLPDGVALANAVGVHDTSTAELAVTLAAAVLRGLPDFVRAADAGRWRPQRRRSLADRRVLVVGFGGVGRAVASRLLAFEAQVTAVASRARTPRPEESALGVEHVHGVDELARLLPEHDVVVLTVPLDDATRGLVDAQFLAALPDDAVLVNVARGAVVDTDALLAELRTGRLTAGLDVTDPEPLPDGHPLWSAPGVLISPHVGGATSAFPPRACRMLADQLGRLSTGEPLRGIVVAGRYGDEFGGGSRS; via the coding sequence GTGGATGAGCCGTGGGTCGTGACACTGCCGGAGCAGATGTTCGTGGACGGGTTGGGTGCGCCGCCGGACGGCGTGCGCGTGCGCCTGTGGGATCTGACCGGTCCGCCCGAGCGGCCGGACGAGATCTCCGTCGTCGTCCCGCCCTACATGGACACCGGCGACTGGGGCGACCTGTTCGCCGGTCTGCCCCACCTCAAGCTGGTGCAGACCCTCACGGCGGGGTACGAGTCCGTGCAGCCGATGCTGCCGGACGGCGTGGCGCTGGCGAACGCCGTCGGCGTGCACGACACGTCCACCGCCGAGCTCGCCGTCACCCTCGCGGCCGCCGTGCTGCGCGGCCTGCCCGACTTCGTGCGGGCCGCCGACGCCGGCCGGTGGCGTCCGCAGCGACGGCGTTCGCTGGCCGACCGGCGGGTGCTGGTGGTCGGCTTCGGCGGTGTCGGGCGGGCGGTGGCGAGCCGCCTGCTGGCGTTCGAGGCGCAGGTCACTGCGGTGGCGTCGCGGGCTCGCACCCCCCGCCCCGAGGAGTCCGCGCTCGGCGTCGAGCACGTGCACGGCGTCGACGAGCTGGCCCGGCTGCTGCCGGAGCACGACGTCGTCGTGCTCACGGTGCCGCTGGACGACGCCACCCGGGGCCTGGTCGACGCGCAGTTCCTCGCGGCCCTGCCGGACGACGCGGTGCTGGTGAACGTGGCGCGCGGGGCGGTCGTCGACACGGACGCGCTGCTCGCCGAGCTGCGTACCGGGCGGCTCACCGCGGGGCTGGACGTGACGGACCCCGAGCCCCTGCCGGACGGTCACCCGCTGTGGTCGGCGCCCGGCGTCCTGATCAGCCCGCACGTGGGCGGCGCCACCAGTGCCTTCCCGCCGCGCGCGTGCCGCATGCTCGCGGACCAGCTCGGCCGGCTCTCGACGGGGGAGCCGCTGCGCGGCATCGTGGTTGCGGGGCGGTACGGCGATGAGTTCGGAGGAGGATCGCGGTCATGA
- a CDS encoding PQQ-dependent sugar dehydrogenase produces the protein MATDLDVPWAIARLDDGSHLVSLREQAKVVLVTGDGHVTDVPATGPGGRVPGVRPDGEGGLLGITFRPGDQGTLYAYLTAPDDNRVVSMPYSGGRLGRPTVLVSGIPKASNHNGGRLAFGPDGMLYVTTGDGGQTSRAQDKSSLGGKILRVTPTGAAAPGNPFGTRVWSYGHRNVQGIGWDDEGRMYASEFGQDTWDELNRILPGRDYGWPDVEGMGTAADVARGFTRPLAVWRTDDASPSGIAVGRGAVWLAALRGQRLWRVPLAADGSVGRPVALLAGRYGRLRAASFDPDGSLLVLTSNRSRGDPTADDDRLVRLTLR, from the coding sequence GTGGCCACCGACCTGGACGTGCCCTGGGCGATCGCCCGGCTGGACGACGGCTCGCACCTCGTGAGCCTGCGCGAGCAGGCGAAGGTCGTCCTGGTCACCGGTGACGGCCACGTCACCGACGTGCCGGCAACCGGACCCGGCGGGCGGGTGCCGGGCGTGCGACCCGACGGCGAGGGCGGTCTGCTGGGGATCACCTTCCGCCCCGGCGACCAGGGCACGCTGTACGCCTACCTGACGGCGCCGGACGACAACCGGGTCGTCTCGATGCCCTACTCCGGCGGGCGGTTGGGTCGGCCGACGGTGCTGGTGTCCGGCATCCCGAAGGCGTCGAACCACAACGGCGGCCGGCTGGCGTTCGGGCCGGACGGGATGCTCTACGTCACCACCGGGGACGGCGGCCAGACCTCCCGGGCGCAGGACAAGAGCAGTCTCGGCGGCAAGATCCTGCGCGTCACGCCGACCGGTGCGGCGGCGCCGGGCAACCCGTTCGGCACTCGAGTCTGGTCGTACGGCCACCGCAACGTGCAAGGCATCGGCTGGGACGACGAGGGCCGGATGTACGCCAGCGAGTTCGGTCAGGACACCTGGGACGAGCTCAACCGCATCCTGCCGGGGCGCGACTACGGGTGGCCGGACGTCGAGGGCATGGGGACCGCGGCGGACGTCGCCCGCGGTTTCACCCGCCCCCTCGCCGTCTGGCGCACCGACGACGCGTCGCCCAGCGGGATCGCGGTGGGTCGCGGCGCCGTGTGGCTGGCCGCCCTGCGCGGGCAGCGACTGTGGCGGGTGCCGCTGGCCGCCGACGGGAGCGTCGGGCGCCCCGTGGCCCTGCTCGCCGGTCGCTACGGGCGGTTGCGTGCGGCGTCGTTCGACCCCGACGGTTCACTGCTTGTGCTGACCAGCAACCGCTCGCGCGGCGACCCCACCGCGGACGACGACCGCCTCGTCCGGCTCACGCTGCGCTGA